Proteins encoded in a region of the Phaenicophaeus curvirostris isolate KB17595 chromosome 1, BPBGC_Pcur_1.0, whole genome shotgun sequence genome:
- the GSTK1 gene encoding glutathione S-transferase kappa 1, which produces MGRTRVELFYDVVSPYSWLGFEVLCRYQHIWNIDLCFRPAFLGGIMQATGNKPPAMLPKRGEYMLKDVKRMAKYYQVPLKISGDIFQRILGTNTLAAMRFLTAIDMAQPRYLEPLSREFWIRFWSQHEDISQPENILAVARQAGLSSEVAQKQLEMISSPAVKNRLKETTEEAMKYGAFGMPAVVAHLDGEPQLFFGSDRLELLSSVIGEKWLGPVPSVPRPKM; this is translated from the exons ATGGGGCGGACCCGCGTGGAGCTGTTCTACGATGTGGTGTCCCCGTACTCGTGGCTGGGGTTCGAG GTACTTTGTCGGTACCAGCACATCTGGAATATTGATCTGTGCTTCCGTCCAGCTTTCCTTGGTGGCATAATGCAGGCAACTG GTAACAAGCCCCCAGCTATGTTGCCAAAGCGTGGAGAATACATGCTGAAGGATGTAAAAAGGATGGCAAAATACTACCAAGTGCCTCTGAAAATTTCAGGAGATATCTTTCAACGTATCCTTGGTACAA ATACTCTTGCGGCAATGCGCTTCCTCACAGCCATTGATATGGCACAACCACGATACCTGGAACCCTTATCTAGAGAGTTCTGGATACGTTTTTGGTCACAG CATGAAGACATTAGTCAACCAGAGAACATACTGGCT GTTGCCCGACAGGCTGGACTATCATCAGAGGTCGCCCAAAAGCAACTTGAAATGATCTCATCCCCTGCAGTGAAGAATCGACTGAAAGAGACAACAGAGGAAGCAATGAAATATGGG GCATTTGGGATGCCCGCTGTTGTGGCACATTTAGATGGGGAACCTCAACTCTTTTTTGGCTCCGATCGCTTAGAGCTGCTAAGCAGCGTTATAG GTGAAAAATGGCTGGGGCCAGTCCCATCAGTTCCAAGACCCAAGATGTGA